The Populus trichocarpa isolate Nisqually-1 chromosome 2, P.trichocarpa_v4.1, whole genome shotgun sequence genome has a window encoding:
- the LOC7494076 gene encoding U-box domain-containing protein 33 isoform X7: protein MATIDAEISEESMSLAIDDIVYVAVGKDVGESKSTLLWALQNFSIKKVCLVHVHQPAKMIPLIGGNFPASRLEQHELREFRELERKIMHKVLDDYLLLCHRAAVHAEKLYIEKDDIGKGIVELMYQHAIKKLVMGAAAERHYSEGMMDLQSRKAKYVQQCAPSSCQIWFICKGHLIHTGTSTDAFADLDPFTLNISGEITGLELELSEIPDMEEESDLHTPDALEQNSVEQLYKQLDRAMEEAEKFKREAFEESLIRGEAEKTSIKALRKVDVLSKLRHPHLVTLIGACSEACALIYEYLPNGNLEDRLNCEGNTPPLSWQVRIRIATELCSALIFLHSSTPTSIVHGDLKPGNVLLDANLSCKLSEFGICLADHNTRNITQYHKTDPEGTFLYLDPHFLTTGELSPKSDTYAFGIILLQLLTGRPEFGLVKEIRDVIDEENLTSLIDPLAGDWPFVQAMQLARLALKCCQMERSSRPDLASEVWSVLEPMRDSCGPLSRFQFGSLQCQTPPPYFICPILQEVMQDPHIAADGFTYEAEALRGWLESGHDTSPMTNLELERFELIPNHALRSVIQEWLQQH from the exons ATGGCAACAATAGATGCTGAGATCTCAGAGGAATCAATGTCACTCGCGATTGATGATATAGTGTATGTTGCAGTGGGAAAGGATGTTGGAGAAAGCAAGTCGACTTTGTTATGGGCATTACAGAATTTTTCTATCAAGAAAGTTTGCCTTGTTCATGTTCACCAGCCTGCAAAAATGATCCCCTTGA TTGGTGGAAATTTCCCAGCTAGCAGACTTGAACAACATGAACTGAGGGAATTCCGTGAACTTGAAAGGAAGATTATGCACAAGGTCTTGGATGATTACCTTCTCTTGTGTCACCGAGCAGCG GTCCATGCAGAAAAGCTTTACATTGAAAAGGATGACATAGGAAAGGGGATTGTGGAACTCATGTACCAGCACGCTATCAAGAAACTTGTTATGGGTGCAGCTGCTGAAAGACATTATTCAGA GGGAATGATGGATCTCCAGTCCAGAAAGGCCAAATATGTCCAACAGTGTGCACCTTCTTCCTGTCAAATTTGGTTTATCTGCAAGGGGCATCTCATACACACAGG GACTTCTACAGATGCATTTGCTGACCTGGATCCTTTTACACTAAATATAAGTGGGGAGATTACTGGACTTGAGCTAGAATTAAGTGAAATTCCCGATATGGAGGAAGAGAGTGATTTACATACTCCTGATGCTTTG GAACAGAATAGTGTTGAACAACTTTATAAACAATTGGACCGGGCCATGGAGGAGGCTGAAAAGTTTAAGCGAGAAGCATTTGAAGAGTCACTAATTCGAGGGGAAGCTGAAAAGACTTCCATCAAAGCTCTTCGTAAG GTTGATGTATTGAGTAAGTTGAGGCATCCACACCTGGTCACTCTCATCGGAGCCTGCTCTGAAGCTTGTGCTCTAATCTATGAATATCTTCCAAACGGAAACCTTGAAGACCGCCTCAATTGTGAAGGCAACACTCCACCATTGTCATGGCAAGTCCGAATACGCATAGCCACTGAGTTATGCTCTGCCCTAATATTTCTTCATTCCAGTACTCCTACAAGCATTGTGCATGGTGATTTAAAACCTGGAAATGTACTCCTTGATGCCAATCTCTCATGTAAACTCAGTGAGTTTGGAATCTGTCTAGCTGATCACAACACAAGAAACATCACGCAATATCACAAAACTGATCCAGAGGGCACCTTTCTCTACCTGGATCCTCATTTTCTTACAACAGGAGAGTTGTCTCCCAAGTCAGACACTTACGCATTTGGAATCATACTCTTACAGTTGTTGACTGGGAGACCAGAATTTGGCCTGGTAAAGGAAATCAGAGATGTGATAGATGAGGAAAATCTGACCTCCTTGATAGATCCCTTAGCTGGGGATTGGCCATTTGTGCAAGCCATGCAATTGGCTCGTCTGGCTTTGAAATGCTGTCAAATGGAACGAAGCAGCCGCCCTGACCTTGCCTCAGAAGTGTGGAGTGTGCTAGAACCAATGAGAGATTCTTGTGGGCCCTTATCAAGATTCCAGTTTGGTTCTCTACAATGTCAAACGCCTCCGCCTTATTTCATCTGTCCCATTTTACAG GAAGTTATGCAAGATCCTCACATTGCGGCAGATGGATTTACTTATGAAGCAGAGGCTTTGAGAGGCTGGCTGGAGAGCGGCCATGATACATCACCAATGACAAACCTGGAGCTTGAACGCTTTGAACTTATCCCTAACCATGCTCTTCGTTCTGTAATTCAGGAGTGGCTACAACAGCATTAA
- the LOC7494076 gene encoding U-box domain-containing protein 33 isoform X1: MATIDAEISEESMSLAIDDIVYVAVGKDVGESKSTLLWALQNFSIKKVCLVHVHQPAKMIPLIGGNFPASRLEQHELREFRELERKIMHKVLDDYLLLCHRAAVHAEKLYIEKDDIGKGIVELMYQHAIKKLVMGAAAERHYSEGMMDLQSRKAKYVQQCAPSSCQIWFICKGHLIHTGTSTDAFADLDPFTLNISGEITGLELELSEIPDMEEESDLHTPDALEQNSVEQLYKQLDRAMEEAEKFKREAFEESLIRGEAEKTSIKALRKAKVLGSLYAEELRHRKETEEALVKEKQEHGRTKDQRDETHLVAIDQRLLWETDRSKFDNKIKELGDEVLAYAEQCKEYEEERDELVKELSKKQAEDASSMHIHQLLSIFSLSEIEEASRNFDPSVKIGEGGYGNIYKGFLRHTPVAIKMLNPESMQGHAVFKQEVDVLSKLRHPHLVTLIGACSEACALIYEYLPNGNLEDRLNCEGNTPPLSWQVRIRIATELCSALIFLHSSTPTSIVHGDLKPGNVLLDANLSCKLSEFGICLADHNTRNITQYHKTDPEGTFLYLDPHFLTTGELSPKSDTYAFGIILLQLLTGRPEFGLVKEIRDVIDEENLTSLIDPLAGDWPFVQAMQLARLALKCCQMERSSRPDLASEVWSVLEPMRDSCGPLSRFQFGSLQCQTPPPYFICPILQEVMQDPHIAADGFTYEAEALRGWLESGHDTSPMTNLELERFELIPNHALRSVIQEWLQQH; this comes from the exons ATGGCAACAATAGATGCTGAGATCTCAGAGGAATCAATGTCACTCGCGATTGATGATATAGTGTATGTTGCAGTGGGAAAGGATGTTGGAGAAAGCAAGTCGACTTTGTTATGGGCATTACAGAATTTTTCTATCAAGAAAGTTTGCCTTGTTCATGTTCACCAGCCTGCAAAAATGATCCCCTTGA TTGGTGGAAATTTCCCAGCTAGCAGACTTGAACAACATGAACTGAGGGAATTCCGTGAACTTGAAAGGAAGATTATGCACAAGGTCTTGGATGATTACCTTCTCTTGTGTCACCGAGCAGCG GTCCATGCAGAAAAGCTTTACATTGAAAAGGATGACATAGGAAAGGGGATTGTGGAACTCATGTACCAGCACGCTATCAAGAAACTTGTTATGGGTGCAGCTGCTGAAAGACATTATTCAGA GGGAATGATGGATCTCCAGTCCAGAAAGGCCAAATATGTCCAACAGTGTGCACCTTCTTCCTGTCAAATTTGGTTTATCTGCAAGGGGCATCTCATACACACAGG GACTTCTACAGATGCATTTGCTGACCTGGATCCTTTTACACTAAATATAAGTGGGGAGATTACTGGACTTGAGCTAGAATTAAGTGAAATTCCCGATATGGAGGAAGAGAGTGATTTACATACTCCTGATGCTTTG GAACAGAATAGTGTTGAACAACTTTATAAACAATTGGACCGGGCCATGGAGGAGGCTGAAAAGTTTAAGCGAGAAGCATTTGAAGAGTCACTAATTCGAGGGGAAGCTGAAAAGACTTCCATCAAAGCTCTTCGTAAG GCCAAAGTATTGGGAAGCCTGTATGCCGAGGAGTTAAGGCACAGGAAAGAAACCGAGGAAGCActagtaaaagaaaaacaagagcatGGAAGAACGAAGGACCAACGAGATGAAACACATTTGGTTGCCATTGATCAGAGATTATTGTGGGAGACTGATCGTTCAAAATTTGATAATAAGATAAAAGAGTTGGGTGACGAAGTACTTGCTTATGCAGAACAGTGTAAGGAATATGAGGAAGAAAGAGATGAGTTAGTTAAGGAACTTTCAAAAAAGCAAGCAGAAGATGCCTCGAGCATGCATATTCATCAGCTTCTTTCTATCTTCTCTTTGTCAGAGATTGAGGAAGCATCTCGCAATTTTGACCCATCAGTAAAGATCGGAGAAGGTGGGTACGGGAACATTTATAAAGGTTTCCTTCGTCATACCCCAGTAGCTATAAAAATGCTGAACCCAGAAAGCATGCAGGGGCATGCTGTGTTTAAACAGGAG GTTGATGTATTGAGTAAGTTGAGGCATCCACACCTGGTCACTCTCATCGGAGCCTGCTCTGAAGCTTGTGCTCTAATCTATGAATATCTTCCAAACGGAAACCTTGAAGACCGCCTCAATTGTGAAGGCAACACTCCACCATTGTCATGGCAAGTCCGAATACGCATAGCCACTGAGTTATGCTCTGCCCTAATATTTCTTCATTCCAGTACTCCTACAAGCATTGTGCATGGTGATTTAAAACCTGGAAATGTACTCCTTGATGCCAATCTCTCATGTAAACTCAGTGAGTTTGGAATCTGTCTAGCTGATCACAACACAAGAAACATCACGCAATATCACAAAACTGATCCAGAGGGCACCTTTCTCTACCTGGATCCTCATTTTCTTACAACAGGAGAGTTGTCTCCCAAGTCAGACACTTACGCATTTGGAATCATACTCTTACAGTTGTTGACTGGGAGACCAGAATTTGGCCTGGTAAAGGAAATCAGAGATGTGATAGATGAGGAAAATCTGACCTCCTTGATAGATCCCTTAGCTGGGGATTGGCCATTTGTGCAAGCCATGCAATTGGCTCGTCTGGCTTTGAAATGCTGTCAAATGGAACGAAGCAGCCGCCCTGACCTTGCCTCAGAAGTGTGGAGTGTGCTAGAACCAATGAGAGATTCTTGTGGGCCCTTATCAAGATTCCAGTTTGGTTCTCTACAATGTCAAACGCCTCCGCCTTATTTCATCTGTCCCATTTTACAG GAAGTTATGCAAGATCCTCACATTGCGGCAGATGGATTTACTTATGAAGCAGAGGCTTTGAGAGGCTGGCTGGAGAGCGGCCATGATACATCACCAATGACAAACCTGGAGCTTGAACGCTTTGAACTTATCCCTAACCATGCTCTTCGTTCTGTAATTCAGGAGTGGCTACAACAGCATTAA
- the LOC7494076 gene encoding U-box domain-containing protein 33 isoform X2 yields MATIDAEISEESMSLAIDDIVYVAVGKDVGESKSTLLWALQNFSIKKVCLVHVHQPAKMIPLIGGNFPASRLEQHELREFRELERKIMHKVLDDYLLLCHRAAGNDGSPVQKGQICPTVCTFFLSNLVYLQGASHTHREQNSVEQLYKQLDRAMEEAEKFKREAFEESLIRGEAEKTSIKALRKAKVLGSLYAEELRHRKETEEALVKEKQEHGRTKDQRDETHLVAIDQRLLWETDRSKFDNKIKELGDEVLAYAEQCKEYEEERDELVKELSKKQAEDASSMHIHQLLSIFSLSEIEEASRNFDPSVKIGEGGYGNIYKGFLRHTPVAIKMLNPESMQGHAVFKQEVDVLSKLRHPHLVTLIGACSEACALIYEYLPNGNLEDRLNCEGNTPPLSWQVRIRIATELCSALIFLHSSTPTSIVHGDLKPGNVLLDANLSCKLSEFGICLADHNTRNITQYHKTDPEGTFLYLDPHFLTTGELSPKSDTYAFGIILLQLLTGRPEFGLVKEIRDVIDEENLTSLIDPLAGDWPFVQAMQLARLALKCCQMERSSRPDLASEVWSVLEPMRDSCGPLSRFQFGSLQCQTPPPYFICPILQEVMQDPHIAADGFTYEAEALRGWLESGHDTSPMTNLELERFELIPNHALRSVIQEWLQQH; encoded by the exons ATGGCAACAATAGATGCTGAGATCTCAGAGGAATCAATGTCACTCGCGATTGATGATATAGTGTATGTTGCAGTGGGAAAGGATGTTGGAGAAAGCAAGTCGACTTTGTTATGGGCATTACAGAATTTTTCTATCAAGAAAGTTTGCCTTGTTCATGTTCACCAGCCTGCAAAAATGATCCCCTTGA TTGGTGGAAATTTCCCAGCTAGCAGACTTGAACAACATGAACTGAGGGAATTCCGTGAACTTGAAAGGAAGATTATGCACAAGGTCTTGGATGATTACCTTCTCTTGTGTCACCGAGCAGCG GGGAATGATGGATCTCCAGTCCAGAAAGGCCAAATATGTCCAACAGTGTGCACCTTCTTCCTGTCAAATTTGGTTTATCTGCAAGGGGCATCTCATACACACAGG GAACAGAATAGTGTTGAACAACTTTATAAACAATTGGACCGGGCCATGGAGGAGGCTGAAAAGTTTAAGCGAGAAGCATTTGAAGAGTCACTAATTCGAGGGGAAGCTGAAAAGACTTCCATCAAAGCTCTTCGTAAG GCCAAAGTATTGGGAAGCCTGTATGCCGAGGAGTTAAGGCACAGGAAAGAAACCGAGGAAGCActagtaaaagaaaaacaagagcatGGAAGAACGAAGGACCAACGAGATGAAACACATTTGGTTGCCATTGATCAGAGATTATTGTGGGAGACTGATCGTTCAAAATTTGATAATAAGATAAAAGAGTTGGGTGACGAAGTACTTGCTTATGCAGAACAGTGTAAGGAATATGAGGAAGAAAGAGATGAGTTAGTTAAGGAACTTTCAAAAAAGCAAGCAGAAGATGCCTCGAGCATGCATATTCATCAGCTTCTTTCTATCTTCTCTTTGTCAGAGATTGAGGAAGCATCTCGCAATTTTGACCCATCAGTAAAGATCGGAGAAGGTGGGTACGGGAACATTTATAAAGGTTTCCTTCGTCATACCCCAGTAGCTATAAAAATGCTGAACCCAGAAAGCATGCAGGGGCATGCTGTGTTTAAACAGGAG GTTGATGTATTGAGTAAGTTGAGGCATCCACACCTGGTCACTCTCATCGGAGCCTGCTCTGAAGCTTGTGCTCTAATCTATGAATATCTTCCAAACGGAAACCTTGAAGACCGCCTCAATTGTGAAGGCAACACTCCACCATTGTCATGGCAAGTCCGAATACGCATAGCCACTGAGTTATGCTCTGCCCTAATATTTCTTCATTCCAGTACTCCTACAAGCATTGTGCATGGTGATTTAAAACCTGGAAATGTACTCCTTGATGCCAATCTCTCATGTAAACTCAGTGAGTTTGGAATCTGTCTAGCTGATCACAACACAAGAAACATCACGCAATATCACAAAACTGATCCAGAGGGCACCTTTCTCTACCTGGATCCTCATTTTCTTACAACAGGAGAGTTGTCTCCCAAGTCAGACACTTACGCATTTGGAATCATACTCTTACAGTTGTTGACTGGGAGACCAGAATTTGGCCTGGTAAAGGAAATCAGAGATGTGATAGATGAGGAAAATCTGACCTCCTTGATAGATCCCTTAGCTGGGGATTGGCCATTTGTGCAAGCCATGCAATTGGCTCGTCTGGCTTTGAAATGCTGTCAAATGGAACGAAGCAGCCGCCCTGACCTTGCCTCAGAAGTGTGGAGTGTGCTAGAACCAATGAGAGATTCTTGTGGGCCCTTATCAAGATTCCAGTTTGGTTCTCTACAATGTCAAACGCCTCCGCCTTATTTCATCTGTCCCATTTTACAG GAAGTTATGCAAGATCCTCACATTGCGGCAGATGGATTTACTTATGAAGCAGAGGCTTTGAGAGGCTGGCTGGAGAGCGGCCATGATACATCACCAATGACAAACCTGGAGCTTGAACGCTTTGAACTTATCCCTAACCATGCTCTTCGTTCTGTAATTCAGGAGTGGCTACAACAGCATTAA
- the LOC7494076 gene encoding U-box domain-containing protein 33 isoform X5 has translation MITFSCVTEQRGMMDLQSRKAKYVQQCAPSSCQIWFICKGHLIHTGTSTDAFADLDPFTLNISGEITGLELELSEIPDMEEESDLHTPDALEQNSVEQLYKQLDRAMEEAEKFKREAFEESLIRGEAEKTSIKALRKAKVLGSLYAEELRHRKETEEALVKEKQEHGRTKDQRDETHLVAIDQRLLWETDRSKFDNKIKELGDEVLAYAEQCKEYEEERDELVKELSKKQAEDASSMHIHQLLSIFSLSEIEEASRNFDPSVKIGEGGYGNIYKGFLRHTPVAIKMLNPESMQGHAVFKQEVDVLSKLRHPHLVTLIGACSEACALIYEYLPNGNLEDRLNCEGNTPPLSWQVRIRIATELCSALIFLHSSTPTSIVHGDLKPGNVLLDANLSCKLSEFGICLADHNTRNITQYHKTDPEGTFLYLDPHFLTTGELSPKSDTYAFGIILLQLLTGRPEFGLVKEIRDVIDEENLTSLIDPLAGDWPFVQAMQLARLALKCCQMERSSRPDLASEVWSVLEPMRDSCGPLSRFQFGSLQCQTPPPYFICPILQEVMQDPHIAADGFTYEAEALRGWLESGHDTSPMTNLELERFELIPNHALRSVIQEWLQQH, from the exons ATGATTACCTTCTCTTGTGTCACCGAGCAGCG GGGAATGATGGATCTCCAGTCCAGAAAGGCCAAATATGTCCAACAGTGTGCACCTTCTTCCTGTCAAATTTGGTTTATCTGCAAGGGGCATCTCATACACACAGG GACTTCTACAGATGCATTTGCTGACCTGGATCCTTTTACACTAAATATAAGTGGGGAGATTACTGGACTTGAGCTAGAATTAAGTGAAATTCCCGATATGGAGGAAGAGAGTGATTTACATACTCCTGATGCTTTG GAACAGAATAGTGTTGAACAACTTTATAAACAATTGGACCGGGCCATGGAGGAGGCTGAAAAGTTTAAGCGAGAAGCATTTGAAGAGTCACTAATTCGAGGGGAAGCTGAAAAGACTTCCATCAAAGCTCTTCGTAAG GCCAAAGTATTGGGAAGCCTGTATGCCGAGGAGTTAAGGCACAGGAAAGAAACCGAGGAAGCActagtaaaagaaaaacaagagcatGGAAGAACGAAGGACCAACGAGATGAAACACATTTGGTTGCCATTGATCAGAGATTATTGTGGGAGACTGATCGTTCAAAATTTGATAATAAGATAAAAGAGTTGGGTGACGAAGTACTTGCTTATGCAGAACAGTGTAAGGAATATGAGGAAGAAAGAGATGAGTTAGTTAAGGAACTTTCAAAAAAGCAAGCAGAAGATGCCTCGAGCATGCATATTCATCAGCTTCTTTCTATCTTCTCTTTGTCAGAGATTGAGGAAGCATCTCGCAATTTTGACCCATCAGTAAAGATCGGAGAAGGTGGGTACGGGAACATTTATAAAGGTTTCCTTCGTCATACCCCAGTAGCTATAAAAATGCTGAACCCAGAAAGCATGCAGGGGCATGCTGTGTTTAAACAGGAG GTTGATGTATTGAGTAAGTTGAGGCATCCACACCTGGTCACTCTCATCGGAGCCTGCTCTGAAGCTTGTGCTCTAATCTATGAATATCTTCCAAACGGAAACCTTGAAGACCGCCTCAATTGTGAAGGCAACACTCCACCATTGTCATGGCAAGTCCGAATACGCATAGCCACTGAGTTATGCTCTGCCCTAATATTTCTTCATTCCAGTACTCCTACAAGCATTGTGCATGGTGATTTAAAACCTGGAAATGTACTCCTTGATGCCAATCTCTCATGTAAACTCAGTGAGTTTGGAATCTGTCTAGCTGATCACAACACAAGAAACATCACGCAATATCACAAAACTGATCCAGAGGGCACCTTTCTCTACCTGGATCCTCATTTTCTTACAACAGGAGAGTTGTCTCCCAAGTCAGACACTTACGCATTTGGAATCATACTCTTACAGTTGTTGACTGGGAGACCAGAATTTGGCCTGGTAAAGGAAATCAGAGATGTGATAGATGAGGAAAATCTGACCTCCTTGATAGATCCCTTAGCTGGGGATTGGCCATTTGTGCAAGCCATGCAATTGGCTCGTCTGGCTTTGAAATGCTGTCAAATGGAACGAAGCAGCCGCCCTGACCTTGCCTCAGAAGTGTGGAGTGTGCTAGAACCAATGAGAGATTCTTGTGGGCCCTTATCAAGATTCCAGTTTGGTTCTCTACAATGTCAAACGCCTCCGCCTTATTTCATCTGTCCCATTTTACAG GAAGTTATGCAAGATCCTCACATTGCGGCAGATGGATTTACTTATGAAGCAGAGGCTTTGAGAGGCTGGCTGGAGAGCGGCCATGATACATCACCAATGACAAACCTGGAGCTTGAACGCTTTGAACTTATCCCTAACCATGCTCTTCGTTCTGTAATTCAGGAGTGGCTACAACAGCATTAA
- the LOC7494076 gene encoding U-box domain-containing protein 33 isoform X3, translating into MFWYLPKKVHAEKLYIEKDDIGKGIVELMYQHAIKKLVMGAAAERHYSEGMMDLQSRKAKYVQQCAPSSCQIWFICKGHLIHTGTSTDAFADLDPFTLNISGEITGLELELSEIPDMEEESDLHTPDALEQNSVEQLYKQLDRAMEEAEKFKREAFEESLIRGEAEKTSIKALRKAKVLGSLYAEELRHRKETEEALVKEKQEHGRTKDQRDETHLVAIDQRLLWETDRSKFDNKIKELGDEVLAYAEQCKEYEEERDELVKELSKKQAEDASSMHIHQLLSIFSLSEIEEASRNFDPSVKIGEGGYGNIYKGFLRHTPVAIKMLNPESMQGHAVFKQEVDVLSKLRHPHLVTLIGACSEACALIYEYLPNGNLEDRLNCEGNTPPLSWQVRIRIATELCSALIFLHSSTPTSIVHGDLKPGNVLLDANLSCKLSEFGICLADHNTRNITQYHKTDPEGTFLYLDPHFLTTGELSPKSDTYAFGIILLQLLTGRPEFGLVKEIRDVIDEENLTSLIDPLAGDWPFVQAMQLARLALKCCQMERSSRPDLASEVWSVLEPMRDSCGPLSRFQFGSLQCQTPPPYFICPILQEVMQDPHIAADGFTYEAEALRGWLESGHDTSPMTNLELERFELIPNHALRSVIQEWLQQH; encoded by the exons ATGTTCTGGTATCTCCCTAAAAag GTCCATGCAGAAAAGCTTTACATTGAAAAGGATGACATAGGAAAGGGGATTGTGGAACTCATGTACCAGCACGCTATCAAGAAACTTGTTATGGGTGCAGCTGCTGAAAGACATTATTCAGA GGGAATGATGGATCTCCAGTCCAGAAAGGCCAAATATGTCCAACAGTGTGCACCTTCTTCCTGTCAAATTTGGTTTATCTGCAAGGGGCATCTCATACACACAGG GACTTCTACAGATGCATTTGCTGACCTGGATCCTTTTACACTAAATATAAGTGGGGAGATTACTGGACTTGAGCTAGAATTAAGTGAAATTCCCGATATGGAGGAAGAGAGTGATTTACATACTCCTGATGCTTTG GAACAGAATAGTGTTGAACAACTTTATAAACAATTGGACCGGGCCATGGAGGAGGCTGAAAAGTTTAAGCGAGAAGCATTTGAAGAGTCACTAATTCGAGGGGAAGCTGAAAAGACTTCCATCAAAGCTCTTCGTAAG GCCAAAGTATTGGGAAGCCTGTATGCCGAGGAGTTAAGGCACAGGAAAGAAACCGAGGAAGCActagtaaaagaaaaacaagagcatGGAAGAACGAAGGACCAACGAGATGAAACACATTTGGTTGCCATTGATCAGAGATTATTGTGGGAGACTGATCGTTCAAAATTTGATAATAAGATAAAAGAGTTGGGTGACGAAGTACTTGCTTATGCAGAACAGTGTAAGGAATATGAGGAAGAAAGAGATGAGTTAGTTAAGGAACTTTCAAAAAAGCAAGCAGAAGATGCCTCGAGCATGCATATTCATCAGCTTCTTTCTATCTTCTCTTTGTCAGAGATTGAGGAAGCATCTCGCAATTTTGACCCATCAGTAAAGATCGGAGAAGGTGGGTACGGGAACATTTATAAAGGTTTCCTTCGTCATACCCCAGTAGCTATAAAAATGCTGAACCCAGAAAGCATGCAGGGGCATGCTGTGTTTAAACAGGAG GTTGATGTATTGAGTAAGTTGAGGCATCCACACCTGGTCACTCTCATCGGAGCCTGCTCTGAAGCTTGTGCTCTAATCTATGAATATCTTCCAAACGGAAACCTTGAAGACCGCCTCAATTGTGAAGGCAACACTCCACCATTGTCATGGCAAGTCCGAATACGCATAGCCACTGAGTTATGCTCTGCCCTAATATTTCTTCATTCCAGTACTCCTACAAGCATTGTGCATGGTGATTTAAAACCTGGAAATGTACTCCTTGATGCCAATCTCTCATGTAAACTCAGTGAGTTTGGAATCTGTCTAGCTGATCACAACACAAGAAACATCACGCAATATCACAAAACTGATCCAGAGGGCACCTTTCTCTACCTGGATCCTCATTTTCTTACAACAGGAGAGTTGTCTCCCAAGTCAGACACTTACGCATTTGGAATCATACTCTTACAGTTGTTGACTGGGAGACCAGAATTTGGCCTGGTAAAGGAAATCAGAGATGTGATAGATGAGGAAAATCTGACCTCCTTGATAGATCCCTTAGCTGGGGATTGGCCATTTGTGCAAGCCATGCAATTGGCTCGTCTGGCTTTGAAATGCTGTCAAATGGAACGAAGCAGCCGCCCTGACCTTGCCTCAGAAGTGTGGAGTGTGCTAGAACCAATGAGAGATTCTTGTGGGCCCTTATCAAGATTCCAGTTTGGTTCTCTACAATGTCAAACGCCTCCGCCTTATTTCATCTGTCCCATTTTACAG GAAGTTATGCAAGATCCTCACATTGCGGCAGATGGATTTACTTATGAAGCAGAGGCTTTGAGAGGCTGGCTGGAGAGCGGCCATGATACATCACCAATGACAAACCTGGAGCTTGAACGCTTTGAACTTATCCCTAACCATGCTCTTCGTTCTGTAATTCAGGAGTGGCTACAACAGCATTAA